The Microbacterium limosum sequence AATCCCTGTGGGGTTTGTCGATCTTCCTCGCGCTGACGTTCCTCATCATGGCGATCTACTTCCGTACGTGGAAGATGTCGGCTGCCGCCATCATCGGTCTCATCGACGTGCTGGTCGTCACGGTGGGCATCTACGCCCTCGCGGGGTTCGAGATCTCGCCGGCCGCGGTGATCGGCTTCCTCACGATCCTCGGGTACTCGCTTTACGACACCACGGTCGTGTTCGACAAGATCAGGGAGAACACCTCCGAGGACGGCCTGAGATCGGGGCGCACCTTCGGGGAGTCCGTCGAGCTCGCCGTGAACCAGACCCTCATCCGATCGATCAACACGTCGGTTGTGGCGGTCCTGCCGGTGGCGGCGATCCTGTTCATCGGCGCGTTCTGGCTGGGGGCGGAGACCCTCTCCGACATCTCCCTGTCGATCACCGTCGGCATCGTCGTCGCGGCGTACTCGACGCTGTTCGTCGCGGCCCCGCTGTACTCCCTGTTCCGCGAGGGCGAGACCGAGCTCAAGCGCCGGGACGACCGTCTCCGTGAGGCGCGCGCCCAGTCCGCCGACGTCTCGGTCTGACCGCGGCCGGTGGGTCCTCGTCGCGCGCGTAGGATGGGCACATCCGGCGGGATGACCAGGTTCCGCGTATCACCGGCGGAGGAGGAGAGCGGATGACGGAGACGGCTCCTCCCGCGGTACAGAGCTCGTCGCTGCGCCGGCTCGTGCCCCGCATCTTCTCCCGTGCCCCCCGTCGTGAGGGCCTCGAGGATCTCATCCGCACGGTCCGGACGAACCACCCGCGCGGGGACATCGCGGTCATCGAACGCGCGTACGCCGTCGCGGCACGGGCCCACGAGGGACAGAAGCGCCAGAGCGGCGAGCCGTACATCACCCACCCCGTCGCGGTCGCGCAGATCCTCGCCGACCTGGGGCTGGGGCCGAAGGCGATCGCCGCAGCCCTGCTGCACGACACCGTCGAGGACACCGCGTACAGCCTCGACCAGCTGTCGGCGGAGTTCGGCGACGAGGTCGCCATGCTCGTCGACGGCGTCACGAAGCTCGACAAGGTCAAGTACGGCGACGCCGCGCAGGCGGAGACCGTCCGCAAGATGATCGTCGCGATGTCCAAGGACATCCGGGTGCTCGTGATCAAGCTCGCGGACCGTCTTCACAACGCCCGCACATGGGGGTTCGTGCCGCCCGAGAAGGCGGCGAAGAAGGCGACCGAGACCCTCGAGATCTACGCGCCGCTGGCGCACCGTCTCGGCATCCAGACGATCAAGTCCGAACTCGAGGACCTCTCGTTCGCCGTCCTGCACCCCAAGCTCTACGCCGAGATCGACAGCCTCGTCAAGCAGCGCACGCCCCAGCGCGAACAGTACGTGCACAGCGTCATCTCCTCCGTCGAGGAGGATCTGCGCGAGCTGCGCATCCGGGGGCGCGTCATGGGCCGCCCCAAGCAGCTGTACTCCGTGTACCAGAAGATGGTGGTGCGCGGCCGCGAGTTCGACGACATCTACGACCTCATCGGCATCCGTGTGCTCGTCTCGAGCGTGCGTGACTGCTACGCCGTGCTGGGATCGATCCACGCCCGCTGGACGCCGTTGCCCGGTCGATTCAAGGACTACATCGCCACCCCCAAGTTCAACCTGTACCAGTCGCTGCACACGACCGTCATCGGTCCGGGAGGCCGCACGGTCGAGATCCAGATCCGCACCCACGAGATGCATCAGCAGGCGGAGTTCGGTGTCGCCGCGCACTGGAAGTACAAGGAGCGGGTCACGGGCGGCAAGACCGCGAAGGCCCTCGACACCGACATGGCGTGGCTCGCGCACATCTCGGACTGGCAGGCCGAGACGGCCGATCCCGGCGAGTTCCTCGACTCCCTCCGGTACGAGATCGGGGCGAAAGAGGTCTACGTCTTCACGCCCAAGGGGCGGGTCATCGGCCTGCCCGCCGGGGCGACCCCGGTCGATTTCGCCTATGCCGTGCACACCGAGGTCGGACACCGCACGATGGGCGCGAAGGTGGGCGGCCGGCTCGTGCCGCTCGACTCCCCGCTCGCCTCCGGCGATGTCGTCGAGGTCTTCACGTCGAAGAACCCGGATGCCGGACCCAGCCAGGACTGGCTCGGCTTCGTCAAGAGCACCCGCGCGCGCAACAAGATCCGCGCCTGGTTCACGAAGGAGCGGCGCGAGGAGGCGGTCGAGCAGGGCAAGGAGTCCATCGCCCGCGCCATGCGGCGCCAGAACCTGCCGCTGCAGCGACTGATGAGCCAGGACTCGTTCGCCGAGGTCGCCCATCAGCTGCGGTACGAGGACGTCACCGCCCTCTACGCCGCGGTCGGCGAGGGACACGTCTCGACGCAGTCGATCATCGAGAAGGTCACCGCGCTCGTCGGCACCGGCGAGGACACCTCCACCGGACCCATCGATCTGCCGAACGCCACGCGTGTGCGCGCGCCGCGCACGACCGATTCCGGCGTGCTCGTGCGCGGGGCCCCCGACATCCTCGTCAAGCTCGCCAAGTGCTGCACCCCGGTGCCCGGCGACGACATCGTGGGCTTCGTCACGCGCGGCAGCGGCGTATCGGTGCACCGCACCGACTGCCCGAACGTCGCCGCGCTCGAGAACGACCCCGAGCGGATGATCGACGTGTCGTGGGCGCCGACCCCGAAGGGCGTGTTCCTGGTGCAGATCCAGGTGGAGGCGCTGGATCGGTCGGGGCTGCTGTCGGACGTGACGCGCGTGCTGAGCGAGCACCACGTCAACATCCTGTCGGCGTCCGTGTCGACCACGGACGAGCGGCTCGCCCTCAGCAAGTTCGTCTTCGAGATGGGCGACACGGTGCACCTCGACCGCGTGCTGAACGCCGTGCGTCGCATCGACGCGGTGTACGACGTCTACCGTGTGACGTCGTCCTGACCGTACCGCTCGCCGATCCGCAGCAGCGCCGCGACGGCGTCGGCGCGACCCGGTAGGCGTTGCTGATCGCGCATCCACCGGATGCCCTCGGCGACGCCGAACGCCTCGGCCATCGCCTCGACCGCGGCGCGGGCGCGAACCGCGTCGACGGGATGCGCGAGCCGTCGTGCCAGGTCGGCCATCGTCTTGTCGCGCCGCACCACGAGCACCCCGCCGAGGCGGATCACCTGGTCGGCCCGCACCGGCCAGTCGTGGAAGATCGCGCGGCGCCCGATGACGTTGCCGACCCGGTGCTCGACGGCCCGTACGAGGCTGTGACGGGCGGGCGCGGTCGCGAGCGCGCCGTAGACCCAGGCCGCGCTCCACAGGCAGGCCGCGAACCGCCCGTCGCACAGCACGCTGAGGGACGCCGCCCGCATCTCCGCCGTCTCGACGGCGTCCGCCGGGATGTACCCCTCCCCGAGCTCCACGACGTGTCCGTCCAGACGCGCCGCAGAGAGCTCGGCGGGCGACAGGCGGTCGTGGGGGAAGTACAGGAACGGCCCGGTCATGGCGGCAGTCAACCCCACGACCCGGGCCGATCGGCGGTCCCGCGTCGATCCTGTGGAGAAGTCGGTGGGGGAGGGCGCCTTCGTGGCCCGCGGTGGGCGGAGGGTGTCAGCCGCCGACGACGTCGAGCCAGGCTCGGCGCGTGGACAGTTCGTCCTCGAGGCGCGTCGCGGCTTTGGCGTCGCCGCGCTGGTGCGCCTGCGCGATCTCCCGCTCCAGCTTCTCGATCGCGTCGGCCAGCTGCCGCGCCATGTCTCCCGCACGCGCCTTGGTCTCGGGGTTGTTGCGCTTCCAGTCCGCGTCCTCGCGCCCACGCAGCGCGGACTCCACCTTGCGGAGGGCGTCGTCGAGGGCGCGGTCACGCTCGCGAGGGGCGACGCGGCCGATCTCATCCCAGCGACGCTGGATGCCGGTGAGCAGCGAGCGCGCAGCGGAGAGATCCTTCTCGTCGGCCACGGCCTGCGCCTCGGCGATGAGGGCCTCCTTCGCCTCGATCTTCGGCCGTGACTCGGCGATCTCCGCGGCATCCCGTTCGGCGCGGGCGCCGTAGAGGGCGTCTCCGGCGGCCTTGAACCGGGCCCACAGCGCGTCGTCCGCCTTCTTGCCGGCGCGCCCGGAGGCCTTCCACTCGTCCAGCAGGGCTCGATAGGAGGGGATGCCGTCCTCGCCCTTGTCGCGCAGCGCCTCGGCGCGCTCCACGAGGCGGGTCTTGCGCTCGCGTGCGCCCTTGTGCGCCTCGTCGAGCTCGGCGAAGAACTCCCGGCGGTGCTTGTCGATGATCGCTCGCGCGTCGCGGAAGCGCTTCCACAGTTCCTGCGCGGTGCTCTTGGGCAGCCGCGGCCCCGTCTGCTGATGGGACTGCCAGGAAGCGAAGAGATCGCTCATCTCCTGCGTGGCCTGCTTCCATTGGACCGTCTTGGGGTCCCGGGCAGCGAGCGCCTCGGCGCGCTCGACGAGCGTCGTCCGCTCGACGACGGCCCGCGCGACGGCCTCCTTCGCGGCGGCGGTCTCCGCCGCCGACGCCTCGGAGAGCGCAGCGGAGAGCGCGTCGACGCGCGCGATCAGGCCGCCGAGGTCTCCGACGGCAGCGGCGCCCTCGATGTCGGCGCGCAGGTGGGCGGCCGCGGATGCGAGGTCGGCCGCCGAGGCGCCGCCTCCGCGGTGGCGCTGTTCCAGGAGCGTGACCTTGTCGGCCAGGTCGGTGAACTTGCGCTCGTAGTAGGCGAGGGCCTCGTCCGGCGTGCCGTCGGGGTACTGGCCGACTTCGCGCCAGTTGTCGCCCTCGCGGACGTAGACGGTGCCGTCGTCATCGACGCGGCCCCACGCCTGCTCGGGCGCGGAAGCAGTCTCGGAGGACACGGTTCTCCTTGTGCGGTGCCGGGGGAGTGGGTCCGGACCAGCCTAGTACGACCGGACCACGGCTCAAGGGGTCGTGCTCGGCTCGGGGGCCGGCGCACTGGACAGGGACGGGCTGGGGGAGCTGGTGTCATCCGGGGCGGGGGCGCCGGGTCCGATGGTGGCGAAGGCGACCTGCGAGGCGATCGCGGCGGCGATGACGAGACCGCCGGCGACCGCGGCCACGACGGTGTCGCGGCGACGGCGGGCCACGATGCCGTCGTGGAGGGTCCGTCGAGCCTCGTAGGCCCGTTCCCGGGCGCGCGCCTGTTCCTGGGCGCGCTGGCGTTCGCTCTTTCCTCGTGCCATGGCATTCTCCCTCGTGGCGGGCCGTGGACGGATCGGCCACGAGCCTAGCCGCGCCCGGGATGTCGGCCGCCCCGGTTAGCCTGAGGGGATGGCCGGCTCCAGTGCGCTCTTCGCGGGATCGACGCCGCTGGCCGTGCGCATGCGGCCCGCGGCTCTCGACGAGGTCGCGGGTCAGCAGCACTTGCTGCGACCGGGGTCGCCGCTGGTCGCCCTCGCCGATCCGGATCGCGCGTCGACGGGCGCTGTCTCCGTCATCCTGTGGGGGCCGCCCGGCACCGGGAAGACGACGCTGGCGCAGGCTATCGCCCGCTCCTCGGGGCGGCGCTTCGTCGAGCTCTCCGCCGTCACGGCGGGGGTCAAGGACGTGCGCGAGGTCATGCAGGACGCCCTCACGCAGCGCGACCTGTACGGCGCGCAGACGATCCTCTTCCTCGACGAGATCCACCGCTTCACGAAGGCGCAGCAGGATGCCCTGCTGCCCGGCGTCGAGAACGGGTGGGTGGTGCTCATCGCCGCGACGACCGAGAACCCCTCGTTCTCGGTGATCTCCCCGCTGCTCTCGCGTTCTCTGCTGCTGACCCTCAAACCGCTCTCCGACGCCGACCTCGCGCTGCTGATCGATCGCGCCGTGGACGACCCGCGGGGGCTCGCGGGGGCGGTCCGGCTGGATGACGAGGCGCGCTCGGCCCTCGTGCGGCTCGCGTCGGGCGATGCTCGCCGCGCGCTGACGGCTCTCGAGGCCGCCGCCGTCATGACCATCGGCGCCACGGAGGCCGACGGCGACCGCATCGACGCCGGGACGGACACCGACGACGAGACCGACACCGATGAGGATGCGGCGGCGGACGAGGATGCGTCGGCCGCGCCCGTCGTCGGTGCCGACGCCGTCGCGCGGGCGGTGGACCGGGCGCTGCTGCGGTACGACCGCCAGGGCGACGAGCACTACGACGTGATCAGCGCGTTCATCAAGTCCATCCGCGGCTCGGACGTCGATGCCTCGCTGCACTATCTCGCGCGGATGATCGAGGCGGGGGAGGACCCCCGCTTCATCGCGCGGCGACTGGTCATCTCCGCGTCCGAGGACATCGGGCTCGCCGACCCGCAGGCCCTGCAGATAGCGGTCGCCGCGGCGGACGCGGTCGCGTTCATCGGGATGCCGGAGGGGCGCATCCCGCTCGCGGAGGCCACGGCCTATCTGGCCACCGCCGCCAAGTCCAACGCGGCGTACGTCGCGATCGACCGGGCCCTCGCGGATGTGCGCGCGGGCAGGATCGGACAGGTCCCCGTGCACCTGCGCGACGCCCACTATGCGGGGGCGAAGCGTCTCGGGCACGGGAAGGGGTACGTGTATCCGCACGACAGCGAGGTCGGCGTCGCCGCGCAGAAGTATCTCCCCGAGCCGCTCGAGGGGACGCGCTACTACTCCCCGACATCGCACGGTGCCGAGCGCGACATCTCAGCGCGCCTGGAGAAGATCCGCCGCATCCTCGGCGACGCGCGATGACGGCTCCGTCGCGCGCCGGGCGGCTCTGGTAGTATAGGAGGGTTCGGAACCCACGTTTCCGGGCATCCCCCTCATCCTTTCACTCCACCGGCGCGCTGCGACGTGCGTGCCGGCCGGCGGATGGCGGGATACGTCCGTGAGCTGCGAAAGACGCGGCCACGTCACCGGAAGGACAGCTTCGTGACCACGAAGTCCCAGGACCGCCGCAAGGTGCGCCTCTCGCGCGCCCTCGGCGTCGCACTGACCCCCAAGGCCGCCCGCTACCTCGAGAAGCGTCCCTACGCTCCCGGCGAGCACGGCCGCACCAAGCGCAAGGCCGACAGCGACTACGCCGTCCGTCTGCGCGAGAAGCAGCGTCTGCGCGAGCAGTACGGCATCCGCGAGAAGCAGCTGCGTATCGCCTTCAATGAGGCTCGCCGCACCGAGGGCCTGACGGGTGAGAACCTCGTCGAGCTGCTCGAGATGCGTCTCGACGCGCTCGTCGTGCGCGCCGGCTTCGCCCGCACGACCGCGCAGGCCCGCCAGCTCGTCGTGCACCGTCACATCCTCGTCGACGGTCAGCTCGTGGATCGCCCCTCGTTCCGGGTCAAGCCGGGACAGCAGATCCACGTCAAGCCCAAGAGCGAGAGCCTCGAGCCGTTCCAGGTGGCGGCTGCCGGCGGTCACGCCGAAGTGCTGCCCCCGGTTCCCGGCTACCTCGAGGTCGACCTGTCGACCCTCCGGGCCACGCTCGTGCGTCGCCCGAAGCGCGCGGAGGTCCCCGTGACCTGTGACGTGCAGCTCGTCGTGGAGTACTACGCGGCGCGCTAAGCGACGTCCACCGCTGCGAAGCGCACGAAGGGCGCCGGGTCTCCACGGATCCGGCGCCCTTCGGCGTCGGTGGCTACGATGGGTCAGACGCCGCGTCCGCGACGTCTATCGGCGAGGAAGTGATGACATGAAGAACCTCCTGTGGTTCACGTTCGGCATCGTCGGCGGTTTCGTGATCGCGCACCTGGTGGACAAGAACCCGGCCGGTCACGACGCCCTCGCCGAGATCGACGCGCGGATCGGGGAGTTCACCGACCGCATCGGCGAGGCCTACCGGGACCAGGAATCGCGCCTGGGTCAGATCGTCGACGACGCCAAGGACGCGGTGGCACGCGCCGCCGACGCGGCGGCCGACTCGGCCCGCTCCGCCGAGTAGCAGCGCCCCGCTCGACACACCCACCTCTCTCACCGCCGCGGACCGGCGGTGATCACGCTGGCAAGGACACCCCACTCCGCATGAAGACCGCCGACATCGCGAAGCGCTACCTCGACTACTTCGAGAAGAACGACCACACCATCGTTCCGTCGGCGTCGCTCGTGACCGATGATCCCTCGCTGCTGTTCACGGTCGCCGGGATGGTCCCGTTCATCCCCTACCTCACGGGCGTCGTCCCCGCGCCCTTCTCGCGGGCGGCCGATGTGCAGAAGTGCATCCGCACGAACGACATCGAAGAGGTCGGTCACACGGCTCGCCACGGCACCTTCTTCCAGATGCTCGGGAACTGGTCGTTCGGCGACTACTTCAAGGAAGGCGCGATCGGCTACGCATGGGAGCTGCTGACGTCGTCGGAGTCCGACGGCGGGCTGGGGTTCGCAGAGCGCGACCTGTGGGTGACCGTCTACGAGGACGACGACGAGGCGGCGCTGCTGTGGCAGAAGGTCGCCGGTGTCCCCGCCGAGCGCATCCAGCGTCTGGGGAAGGACGACAACTACTGGTCCACGGGCCAGCCGGGCCCCGCGGGCCCCTGCTCGGAGATCTACTTCGACCGCGGTCCCGCCTACGGTCGCGATGGCGGACCCGCCGTCGACGACAACCGGTTCACCGAGATCTGGAACCTCGTGTTCATGCAGGATCTCATCACGAACGTGCGCAGCAAGGTCGACTTCGACATCGTCGGCGAGCTCCCGATGAAGAACATCGACACGGGCATGGGGCTCGAGCGCGTCGCCTTCATCAAGCAGGGCGTCGAGAACATGTACGAGATCGACCAGGTGCGTCCCGTGCTCGATCGCGCCGTCGAGCTCTCCGGCCGCCGCTACGGCGCGGAGCACGAGGACGACGTGCGCTTCCGCGTCATCGCCGACCACGTCCGTTCGTCGCTGATGCTGCTCTCCGACGGCGTCACCCCCTCCAACGAGGGTCGCGGTTACATCCTCCGCCGTCTGATGCGCCGGTCGGTGCGCGCCATGCGTCTGCTCGGGGTCGACGGCCCGACGTTCCCCGAACTGTTCTCCGCCTCGCGGGACGCGATGAAGTCCGCGTACCCCGAGCTCGAGACCGAGTACCCGCGCCTCTCCGCGTACGCGTACGCCGAGGAGGAGACGTTCCTGCGCACCCTCGCCTCGGGCTCGAGCATCCTCGATCTCGCGGTGACGCAGACGAAGGATGCCGGGGGCACACAGGTGTCGGGGACGGAGGCGTTCCTTCTCCACGACACGTACGGCTTCCCGATCGACCTCACGCTCGAGGTGGCCGCCGAGGCGGGCCTGAGCGTGGATCGTGCGGCGTTCGACGCGCTCATGCTGGAGCAGCGCACGCGCGCCAAGACCGACGCGAAGAGTCGTAAGCGCGCCCTCGCGGACCACAGCGTCTACCGCGACTTCCGCGCCCTGGGCGAGACCGTCTTCACGGGATACACCGACCTCGAGACCGAGTCCCGGGTGCTCGGCCTCCTCGTCGAGGGCGTCTCCGTTGACCGGGTGGGCGTCGGGCAGGTGGCCGAGGTCATCCTCGCGGAGACCGCGCTGTACGCCGAGTCCGGCGGGCAGGTCGCCGACAAGGGGATCATCGTGGGTCCGGGGTACGAGCTTGACGTGCTCGACGTCCAGAAGCCGGTGCCGGGCCTCGTCAGCCACACCGTCGAGGTCACCGCGGGCGAGGTGGCCGTGGGCGCCGCGGCGACATCGGTCGTCGACGCCGCGAACCGCCGTGCGGCGCGCCAGGCGCACTCCGCGACGCACCTCGTGCACGCCGCGCTGCGGGACACGCTCGGGTCGAGCGCGACGCAGGCCGGTTCGCTGAACCGGGCCGGCTATCTGCGGTTCGACTTCACGTGGGGCCAGGCGCTGTCGGCCCAGACGCGCTCCGAGATCGAGGAGATCGCGAACAACGCCATCCGCGACAACCTCGCGGTCGAGACGCGCGTGCTCTCGCTCGACGAGGCGAAGGCCGCCGGTGCCATGGCGCTGTTCGGCGAGAAGTACGGCGACGTCGTGCGGATGGTCGACATCGGCGGTCCGTGGTCGCGCGAGCTGTGCGCCGGCACCCACGTCGGATCCAGCGCCGAGATCGGGCTCATCTCGCTGGTCGGCGAGTCCTCGGTGGGCGCGTCGAACCGCCGCATCGAATCCCTCGTCGGTCTCGACGCGTTCCGTGAGCTCGCCGCCGAGCGCGCCATCGTGTCACAGCTGACGACATCGCTGAAGACGCCCCGCGACCAGCTCCCCGACAGGATCGCGGAGCTGTCGGCGAGCCTGAAGGCAGCCGAGAAGAAGATCGCGGCCTACGAATCGCGCGCCCTGCTGGAGCGGGTGCCCGCTCTCGCGGAGGCCGCCGAGAGCATCGGTGCGGTGCGGGTCGTCGCGGCGGACGTGTCGACCGTCGCATCGCAGGACGACCTGCGTCAGCTCGTCGTCGGCGTGCGCGACCGGCTGTCGGCGGCTACCGCCGTCGTGGCGCTGGGTGCCAGGGTCGGCGATCGTCCGGTCGTGATCGTCGCCACGAACGACGACGCGCGTGGGCGGGGCATCAAGGCCGGCGTCCTGGCGAAGGCCGCGGCCGCGGCTCTCGGCGGCGGCGGCGGCGGGCGGGACGACATCGCGCAGGGTGGCGGGGCGGATGCCGCGGCGCTCCCCGAGGCGCTCGAGGCGGTCCGCGCCGGCATCCGCGCCGCGATCGCGTGAGCGGATTCCGCCCCGGCGTGCGGCTCGGCGTCGACGTCGGGAGGGCGCGCGTGGGTGTGGCCCGCTGCGACCGCGACGGTCTGCTCGCGACTCCCGTGGAGACCGTGACGCGCACCGACCCCGGAGCCGTCGCGCGCATCGCCGCGCTGGCCGACGAGTACGGCGCCGTCGAGATCGTGGTCGGCCTGCCGGTGAGCCTGTCGGGAGGTGAGACGCCCTCGACGTCCGATGCGAGGGCGTTCGCGGCGGAGATCGTCGCGGCATCCGCCCTGCCCGTGCGCCTGGTCGACGAGCGGCTGAGCACCGTGACGGCGCACGACGCCCTCCGGCGCTCGGGCCGGTCCCAGCGCTCGTCGCGTAGCATTGTCGACCAGGTCGCCGCGGTCGTGCTCCTGCAGCACGCCCTCGATATCGAGAAGAG is a genomic window containing:
- the ruvX gene encoding Holliday junction resolvase RuvX, translated to MSGFRPGVRLGVDVGRARVGVARCDRDGLLATPVETVTRTDPGAVARIAALADEYGAVEIVVGLPVSLSGGETPSTSDARAFAAEIVAASALPVRLVDERLSTVTAHDALRRSGRSQRSSRSIVDQVAAVVLLQHALDIEKRTGRPAGEPVHPEEPPS
- the rpsD gene encoding 30S ribosomal protein S4; this encodes MTTKSQDRRKVRLSRALGVALTPKAARYLEKRPYAPGEHGRTKRKADSDYAVRLREKQRLREQYGIREKQLRIAFNEARRTEGLTGENLVELLEMRLDALVVRAGFARTTAQARQLVVHRHILVDGQLVDRPSFRVKPGQQIHVKPKSESLEPFQVAAAGGHAEVLPPVPGYLEVDLSTLRATLVRRPKRAEVPVTCDVQLVVEYYAAR
- a CDS encoding replication-associated recombination protein A, with the protein product MAGSSALFAGSTPLAVRMRPAALDEVAGQQHLLRPGSPLVALADPDRASTGAVSVILWGPPGTGKTTLAQAIARSSGRRFVELSAVTAGVKDVREVMQDALTQRDLYGAQTILFLDEIHRFTKAQQDALLPGVENGWVVLIAATTENPSFSVISPLLSRSLLLTLKPLSDADLALLIDRAVDDPRGLAGAVRLDDEARSALVRLASGDARRALTALEAAAVMTIGATEADGDRIDAGTDTDDETDTDEDAAADEDASAAPVVGADAVARAVDRALLRYDRQGDEHYDVISAFIKSIRGSDVDASLHYLARMIEAGEDPRFIARRLVISASEDIGLADPQALQIAVAAADAVAFIGMPEGRIPLAEATAYLATAAKSNAAYVAIDRALADVRAGRIGQVPVHLRDAHYAGAKRLGHGKGYVYPHDSEVGVAAQKYLPEPLEGTRYYSPTSHGAERDISARLEKIRRILGDAR
- a CDS encoding dioxygenase, giving the protein MARGKSERQRAQEQARARERAYEARRTLHDGIVARRRRDTVVAAVAGGLVIAAAIASQVAFATIGPGAPAPDDTSSPSPSLSSAPAPEPSTTP
- a CDS encoding DUF349 domain-containing protein, which gives rise to MSSETASAPEQAWGRVDDDGTVYVREGDNWREVGQYPDGTPDEALAYYERKFTDLADKVTLLEQRHRGGGASAADLASAAAHLRADIEGAAAVGDLGGLIARVDALSAALSEASAAETAAAKEAVARAVVERTTLVERAEALAARDPKTVQWKQATQEMSDLFASWQSHQQTGPRLPKSTAQELWKRFRDARAIIDKHRREFFAELDEAHKGARERKTRLVERAEALRDKGEDGIPSYRALLDEWKASGRAGKKADDALWARFKAAGDALYGARAERDAAEIAESRPKIEAKEALIAEAQAVADEKDLSAARSLLTGIQRRWDEIGRVAPRERDRALDDALRKVESALRGREDADWKRNNPETKARAGDMARQLADAIEKLEREIAQAHQRGDAKAATRLEDELSTRRAWLDVVGG
- a CDS encoding ATPase, which encodes MKNLLWFTFGIVGGFVIAHLVDKNPAGHDALAEIDARIGEFTDRIGEAYRDQESRLGQIVDDAKDAVARAADAAADSARSAE
- the alaS gene encoding alanine--tRNA ligase, giving the protein MKTADIAKRYLDYFEKNDHTIVPSASLVTDDPSLLFTVAGMVPFIPYLTGVVPAPFSRAADVQKCIRTNDIEEVGHTARHGTFFQMLGNWSFGDYFKEGAIGYAWELLTSSESDGGLGFAERDLWVTVYEDDDEAALLWQKVAGVPAERIQRLGKDDNYWSTGQPGPAGPCSEIYFDRGPAYGRDGGPAVDDNRFTEIWNLVFMQDLITNVRSKVDFDIVGELPMKNIDTGMGLERVAFIKQGVENMYEIDQVRPVLDRAVELSGRRYGAEHEDDVRFRVIADHVRSSLMLLSDGVTPSNEGRGYILRRLMRRSVRAMRLLGVDGPTFPELFSASRDAMKSAYPELETEYPRLSAYAYAEEETFLRTLASGSSILDLAVTQTKDAGGTQVSGTEAFLLHDTYGFPIDLTLEVAAEAGLSVDRAAFDALMLEQRTRAKTDAKSRKRALADHSVYRDFRALGETVFTGYTDLETESRVLGLLVEGVSVDRVGVGQVAEVILAETALYAESGGQVADKGIIVGPGYELDVLDVQKPVPGLVSHTVEVTAGEVAVGAAATSVVDAANRRAARQAHSATHLVHAALRDTLGSSATQAGSLNRAGYLRFDFTWGQALSAQTRSEIEEIANNAIRDNLAVETRVLSLDEAKAAGAMALFGEKYGDVVRMVDIGGPWSRELCAGTHVGSSAEIGLISLVGESSVGASNRRIESLVGLDAFRELAAERAIVSQLTTSLKTPRDQLPDRIAELSASLKAAEKKIAAYESRALLERVPALAEAAESIGAVRVVAADVSTVASQDDLRQLVVGVRDRLSAATAVVALGARVGDRPVVIVATNDDARGRGIKAGVLAKAAAAALGGGGGGRDDIAQGGGADAAALPEALEAVRAGIRAAIA
- a CDS encoding bifunctional (p)ppGpp synthetase/guanosine-3',5'-bis(diphosphate) 3'-pyrophosphohydrolase, which codes for MTETAPPAVQSSSLRRLVPRIFSRAPRREGLEDLIRTVRTNHPRGDIAVIERAYAVAARAHEGQKRQSGEPYITHPVAVAQILADLGLGPKAIAAALLHDTVEDTAYSLDQLSAEFGDEVAMLVDGVTKLDKVKYGDAAQAETVRKMIVAMSKDIRVLVIKLADRLHNARTWGFVPPEKAAKKATETLEIYAPLAHRLGIQTIKSELEDLSFAVLHPKLYAEIDSLVKQRTPQREQYVHSVISSVEEDLRELRIRGRVMGRPKQLYSVYQKMVVRGREFDDIYDLIGIRVLVSSVRDCYAVLGSIHARWTPLPGRFKDYIATPKFNLYQSLHTTVIGPGGRTVEIQIRTHEMHQQAEFGVAAHWKYKERVTGGKTAKALDTDMAWLAHISDWQAETADPGEFLDSLRYEIGAKEVYVFTPKGRVIGLPAGATPVDFAYAVHTEVGHRTMGAKVGGRLVPLDSPLASGDVVEVFTSKNPDAGPSQDWLGFVKSTRARNKIRAWFTKERREEAVEQGKESIARAMRRQNLPLQRLMSQDSFAEVAHQLRYEDVTALYAAVGEGHVSTQSIIEKVTALVGTGEDTSTGPIDLPNATRVRAPRTTDSGVLVRGAPDILVKLAKCCTPVPGDDIVGFVTRGSGVSVHRTDCPNVAALENDPERMIDVSWAPTPKGVFLVQIQVEALDRSGLLSDVTRVLSEHHVNILSASVSTTDERLALSKFVFEMGDTVHLDRVLNAVRRIDAVYDVYRVTSS
- the secF gene encoding protein translocase subunit SecF, with translation MPSMNQFGNDLYTGKVSVPFVRRRRVWFITAIALVFASVLILLVRPPQFSIEFTGGSQFTVSGLEQPDQLVATDAVREVVPGATTKVTTVGGTAIRVQTDQMSEVETREVASSLADAYGVGTEEVTTSFIGPTWGQDVTRQSLWGLSIFLALTFLIMAIYFRTWKMSAAAIIGLIDVLVVTVGIYALAGFEISPAAVIGFLTILGYSLYDTTVVFDKIRENTSEDGLRSGRTFGESVELAVNQTLIRSINTSVVAVLPVAAILFIGAFWLGAETLSDISLSITVGIVVAAYSTLFVAAPLYSLFREGETELKRRDDRLREARAQSADVSV